The Acetobacteroides hydrogenigenes genomic interval AAAGGACAAACGACCCGAGAAGGTGTATTTGCTGGCGGCGATGCTGTTACCGGAGCTGCAACCGTGATTTTGGCTATGGGAGCAGGAAGAGTTGCTGCAAAATCGATAGATGAGTATATCAAAGATAAATATCAGAACTAAAAAGAAAGGCAGCCAAGGCTGCCTTTCTTTTTTATACCAACTCCTCTTTTACTGCTAAAATCTTACGAATCCTATAAACACTAAACACGGCCAGAAGCACCCCTAGCACGGCTAATGCCAAATTTGTCTGCCAAGGAAGCAGCTTATTATAGGTAAAGTCGACTCCCACAATACCCGCAGTTATATATGCGATTACGTTATTTAAAAAGTGAACTACGATTGATGGCAACAACGATTTTGTTTTGTAGAAAAGCCACCCCATAAAGTATCCCACAACAAAAGCAGGAATTGCCTGCCAAGGGTTCATATGCAAAACTGCAAAGATTATTGCCGACCATACAATTGCTTTTTTAGACGAATAGTTTTCCAAAAAAGAGCGCAGAAATATTCCTCTACACAGGATTTCCTCCAGCAAAGGAGCTGCGACACAAACCAAAAGGAAACCCAACACGCTAAAAGAAAGCATCTCTTCAAAAATCTTCTTCATAAACTCCGGCATAGGAAACAAGCTCATTATAAAATCGCTTGCATACCCAAAACCCAAGACAAAGAGCAACAAAAACGGAATAATCTGAAGATCAAACTTTCTGAAAAGGGTTGTAAACTTTGCATCAAACTCATGCTTCTGGAACATCAAAACAACAGCACAAACAACTCCTAATGGAATTGTATAGCCTAAAAATTCCCGCAGATCTTTATAGCCACCATTAATCAGCAACGCCAAAGCACCGGCAACCGCAATTGTAACCACAAAAAATATTAGCGTGATATACCATGCCTGAGTAATGGTTGGAAATTTAGGTTTTGGCTTAATAATTTGTTCCGAGCTATCCATATTCGTTTCTTTTTAGTTTGAAAAGCAAAAAAGGCCACCAAGTGGCAGCCCTAATTTTTATACTGAGAAAATCTCACCTAATCTCTGTCGGGCAAAATCAAATTTAGCACAATTCCAACGATTGCCGCTAAGCCAATGCCAGAAAGTTCAAATTCTCCAATTTTCATCGCCACACCACCAATTCCTACGGTAAGAATCAGTGCTACAATTATCTGATTACGCGACTTCGAGAGGTTGAGCTTATCTACAATCATCGTCTTTATGCCTATTGTGGCAATAATTCCAAAAAGAATTAGCATAATACCTCCTAGAACGGCTTCGGGGATCGATTTAAGGAAACCGTTTATCTTTCCAAGAAAGGCAAACGCGATAGCGGTTATTCCAGAAATTTGCAAAACGCGAGGGTCGAAAACCTTGGTAAGAGCAATCGCACCCGTAACCTCTGCATATGTAGTAGCAGGAGGCCCTCCTACAAATCCGGCAACTGTACATGCGACACCATCGCCAAGCATGGTACGATGCAGACCAGGATCTTTCACAAAATCCTTTCCTGTTACTGCACTAATGGCATACACATCGCCAACGTGCTCTACAATTGGCGCCAAAGCAACCGGGATAAGGTAAAGAATTGCCTCCCACGAAAATTCGGGAGTTACAAACTTGGGGATAGAAATCCACGGAGCATTAACAATTACCGAGAAATCTACATTACCCGTAAAAATTGAAACGACATACCCTACGATGATACCAATAAATACAGGAATAAGCTTAAGAATCCCCTTACCGTACATCAGCGCGACAATTGCGCCCACTAACGATATACAGGCGATAGGCCAATTCGACGAAGCCATCTTTACCCCAACAGGTGCAAGCGATACCCCAATGAGAATAATTACGGGACCATACACAGAAGAGGGGAAAAGACGCTTAACTAGGCCTATTCCCCTCCACTTTATCAACGCCGACACAATACCGTAAACAATGCCAACTGCTGCCATCCCGCTTAAGGTTCCTGCCAACCCATAAAGCGCCGTTGCCTTTTGTATGGGAGCAATAAAGGCGAAAGAGCTGCCCAAAAAAATAGGAACTTTACCTTTCGTAATCAGCTGAAAGATCAAAGTTCCTAAGCCTGCTGTAAATAGCGCTACCGAGGGATCGAGCCCAACTAGCAACGGCACCAGTACCGTTGCCCCAAAAGCCACAAAAAGAAACTGTACGCCTACTACAACTCTTCGTTGCGGTGTCAAAGCGTACTCAGAATGCTTATTAATCATTAGGGAAACAAATTAGAACTGTAGAAGTATATTCGAAACCTAGGCCCAAAAAATCTCGCAAATGTAGCTTAAGAGCCTCAATTTCCGAACAAGACAAGCATTAAATACGTTTAAGAAATGGTTTATCCAAGCATAGCCAGTAGATATCGTGAGCAAACTATAATAAGGACAGCTATGGCAAACTTAAGCACAAGCTACATGGGCTTATCCCTAAAAAGCCCATTCGTTATTGGAGCAAGCAACTTGAGCGATAACGTAGACCGACTAAAAAAGCTAGAAGACGCAGGTGCAGGCGCGGTTGTTTACAAAACTCTATTCGAAGAGCAAATTGAACTCGAAAGCCTTGAACTAGATAATGACCTCGAGGCCTACAACGAGCGCCATCCGGAGATGGTTCGCATATTTCCGGAACTCCACCACGCAGGTCCTAGAGGTCACTTGCATAAGCTGAAAAAAGCAAAGAGCGCCCTCAGCATCCCTGTAATAGGAAGCCTCAACTGCATTACCCCTTCAACTTGGGGAGACTGGGCCATACGCATGCAGGACACCGGCATCGATGGGCTCGAGCTAAACTTCTACTCCTCCCCTTCCAAGTTCGAAGTTACAGGAGCCGAAATCATCAACACCCAATTGGAGGTGCTAAGAGAAGTTACAAGCAAGGTTACAATTCCCATTGCTGTAAAGTTGAGCCCATTCTACGGCAACCCCCTAGAGGTTATATCGCGAATGGATAAGATTGGCGTAAAGGCGTTCGTCCTATTCAACCGAATGTACCAGCCAGACATTGACATCGATGCCGAAACCATGAAGCAGTCGTACGTATTTAGCCGTTCCGACGACTCGCGTCTTGCCCTTCGCTACTGCGGATTACTATACAGCCGCATTAACGCTCAGCTATCGGCTGCTACCGGCATTGTAACCGCCGAGGAGGCCATAAAGATGCTTCTTTCTGGAGCAAACACCCTTCAGGTGGTGAGCGCCGTGTACAAAAATGGGCCAGACTATGTTAAAAGCATGATTAGCGAAGTAGATGCCTGGATGAAGATGAAAGGCTACGAAAGCATCGACGAATTTAGAGGTAAGCTGTCGTTCGTCAACCTAAAAGATCCTTTTGCATACACCCGCGCCCAGTACATCGATATACTTATGCGCTCCAGCGAGTGGATTAACCCTTGGTTCATCTAAGGAAAGAAGAGAAGCAGCTCTCTAAACGAATCTTTTCAGCTTATTTAAAACTTTTTACCCACTGGATGGTTAGAATAACGATCGATGGTAGTAACACTTTAATCAACTCCCATGAAGAATATTGCAACCACTTTAATAGCCATTTTGCTTTCTTCAAGTTTAGGCTTTTCCCAAACAGCAATTAACAGCAGTCCTGCAACCCAACAAGCAAAATTCAACAGCTTTCTCGACAGTGCTTCCTATGCCTATGGCGTTGTTTTAGCCAGAAGTATGGAGGGGTTAAAGGTAGATTTTAACCACGAGCTCATCCAGCAAGCGTTTAAAGACGTAAGAGATAAGATTAACCTATACAACGACACCACCATCAACTCCTTGCTCACAAGGCTTCAAACTCAAATACAAACGAGAGAAATGGCAAGGATTGAGGTTCTAACAAAAGAAAATGCGATAAAGACAAAGGCCTTTTTTGAGGAAAATGGGAAAAAGCCAAATATAAAAACAACAGCCAGCGGCCTACAATACGAAACAATCGTTAGTGGCCCATCAGATGGTATTCCCCCATCTATCAACGACACCGTAGTGGTTAACTTCGAGGCCAAATTTATCGATGGAAAACCCCTGGAATCTTCCTATGAAAGTGGAAAGCCCGTACATATGCCACTCAACCAAATCATCCCAGGACTACAGGAAGGTTTGCTCCTAATGAAGCCCAAGGACACCTTTATCCTTTACATCCCAAGCGAGCTAGCGTATGGAGATAAGGGTGCTCCAGCAATAGAACCCAACCAAGGTTTAATTTTTAAAATTGATCTAATTGATATTATAAAAGGAGCCGTTCCGCTTCCTAAGTATTAGGCTTGCACACCAAGCACTTCTCAACGTCTAAATTGCCACTCTGTCAAAATAGCCAACTCTTTCATTAAGAGGTTGGCTATTTTCATTTTTCAAGTATAGATAAGGAGGACCAATCCAAACTTTTATTCATGTATATTAGATACAGAAAAGCATACATGCCTTTTAGTAAATTAGAGGCCTATGAAAGTAGATCTACGAAGAGTTATTACGCACAAGACCACCGAATCCCCCATCCGTAGGGTGGTTTACCGCATGAGCCGCGACCAACGGGTTAACGACAACTGGGCGCTGATATTTGCGCAAGAGCAGGCGCTGCTGCACGGCTGCCCACTAGAGGTTGTGCTTACCCTTACGCCCTCCTACCCAATGGCCAACCAACGCCACTACAGCTTCATGCTGCAAGGACTAGTAGAGCTAGAACGGGGACTATCGGAACTCAACATCCCATTTCGGGTTATACTTAACGAAGATCCAACCTCAGCATTTGAACAATACGTTAGAAGCAACGGCATCAACCTTATCGTTTCCGATTTCGATCCGCTCCGCATAAAAAGAAGATGGATTAGCGCCATCAACCAGATGGAGGACATAGC includes:
- a CDS encoding CPBP family intramembrane glutamic endopeptidase; the encoded protein is MDSSEQIIKPKPKFPTITQAWYITLIFFVVTIAVAGALALLINGGYKDLREFLGYTIPLGVVCAVVLMFQKHEFDAKFTTLFRKFDLQIIPFLLLFVLGFGYASDFIMSLFPMPEFMKKIFEEMLSFSVLGFLLVCVAAPLLEEILCRGIFLRSFLENYSSKKAIVWSAIIFAVLHMNPWQAIPAFVVGYFMGWLFYKTKSLLPSIVVHFLNNVIAYITAGIVGVDFTYNKLLPWQTNLALAVLGVLLAVFSVYRIRKILAVKEELV
- a CDS encoding uracil-xanthine permease family protein; this translates as MINKHSEYALTPQRRVVVGVQFLFVAFGATVLVPLLVGLDPSVALFTAGLGTLIFQLITKGKVPIFLGSSFAFIAPIQKATALYGLAGTLSGMAAVGIVYGIVSALIKWRGIGLVKRLFPSSVYGPVIILIGVSLAPVGVKMASSNWPIACISLVGAIVALMYGKGILKLIPVFIGIIVGYVVSIFTGNVDFSVIVNAPWISIPKFVTPEFSWEAILYLIPVALAPIVEHVGDVYAISAVTGKDFVKDPGLHRTMLGDGVACTVAGFVGGPPATTYAEVTGAIALTKVFDPRVLQISGITAIAFAFLGKINGFLKSIPEAVLGGIMLILFGIIATIGIKTMIVDKLNLSKSRNQIIVALILTVGIGGVAMKIGEFELSGIGLAAIVGIVLNLILPDRD
- a CDS encoding dihydroorotate dehydrogenase-like protein yields the protein MANLSTSYMGLSLKSPFVIGASNLSDNVDRLKKLEDAGAGAVVYKTLFEEQIELESLELDNDLEAYNERHPEMVRIFPELHHAGPRGHLHKLKKAKSALSIPVIGSLNCITPSTWGDWAIRMQDTGIDGLELNFYSSPSKFEVTGAEIINTQLEVLREVTSKVTIPIAVKLSPFYGNPLEVISRMDKIGVKAFVLFNRMYQPDIDIDAETMKQSYVFSRSDDSRLALRYCGLLYSRINAQLSAATGIVTAEEAIKMLLSGANTLQVVSAVYKNGPDYVKSMISEVDAWMKMKGYESIDEFRGKLSFVNLKDPFAYTRAQYIDILMRSSEWINPWFI
- a CDS encoding FKBP-type peptidyl-prolyl cis-trans isomerase, with product MKNIATTLIAILLSSSLGFSQTAINSSPATQQAKFNSFLDSASYAYGVVLARSMEGLKVDFNHELIQQAFKDVRDKINLYNDTTINSLLTRLQTQIQTREMARIEVLTKENAIKTKAFFEENGKKPNIKTTASGLQYETIVSGPSDGIPPSINDTVVVNFEAKFIDGKPLESSYESGKPVHMPLNQIIPGLQEGLLLMKPKDTFILYIPSELAYGDKGAPAIEPNQGLIFKIDLIDIIKGAVPLPKY